A stretch of Zerene cesonia ecotype Mississippi chromosome 23, Zerene_cesonia_1.1, whole genome shotgun sequence DNA encodes these proteins:
- the LOC119836201 gene encoding protein Red, with translation MDEHRSVEDTPASQRLTNEDFRKLLMTPRSTPSGAHPAGSIREAMANAGSMPPPAENKSELRRKKKSYYAALKKQEDNKLAELAEKYRDRARERRDGLQDVNPLDPTSNTSSAYRAVAPDAKSGMDAKERRRQMIQESKYLGGDMEHTHLVKGLDYALLQKVRSEIQTREQEQEAEMERLVTAPVEEVKEKKEVPVEEEMQFEIPMAKNIYNMILEQKSKKVTRNELFAPGRMAYVVELDEEGTIDSDIPTTLTRSKADVPELDERSSASAANDVVIDKLAQIFSYLRHGRHRKLKKMKEKGGEKGRNDDSIYGDIGDYVAGDRRSDRREDRPRSSYFDKPVETEKEEGPGPVGRRPGTVEERDKRSAALLSRLAAEPEGYAECYPGLREMDDAIDDSDDEVDYSKMDAGNKKGPIGRWDFDTQEEYSAYMSSKEALPKAAFQYGVKTQDGRKTRKTKDKSEKAELDREWQQIQNIIQKRKAPQYTSDEPGYKTPKY, from the exons ATGGATGAACATAGAAGTGTAGAGGATACGCCGGCGTCTCAAAGGCTTACCAATGAAGACTTTAGGAAGCTGCTTATGACGCCGAGATCGACACCATCTGGGGCTCACCCAGCTGGTTCGATACGAGAAGCAATGGCAAATGCTGG TTCAATGCCACCCCCAGCGGAGAATAAAAGTGAGTTGCGGAGGAAGAAGAAATCTTATTATGCCGCTTTAAAAAAGCAAGAGGATAATAAACTAGCAGAATTGGCAGAAAAGTACAGAGACAGGGCTAGGGAACGGCGGGACGGTTTGCAGGATGTTAATCCCTTGGATCCAACAAGTAACACTAGCAGTGCTTATAG aGCTGTTGCACCAGATGCGAAATCTGGAATGGATGCAAAAGAAAGGAGAAGACAAATGATCCAG gAATCTAAATATCTTGGTGGTGACATGGAGCACACTCACTTGGTGAAAGGTCTTGATTATGCTCTGTTGCAAAAG gtGCGTTCTGAAATTCAAACGCGAGAACAGGAACAGGAAGCGGAAATGGAGAGATTAGTCACAGCCCCTGTTGAAGAAGTCAAGGAGAAAAAGGAAGTACCCGTG GAGGAAGAGATGCAATTTGAGATACCAATGGCCAAAAATATCTACAACATGATTTTGGAACAGAA ATCGAAAAAGGTCACCAGGAATGAGTTATTCGCCCCCGGCCGTATGGCGTACGTGGTGGAGCTGGACGAGGAGGGGACAATAGACAGCGACATACCGACAACGCTCACCCGGAGCAAGGCGGATGTTCCAGAACTAGACGAGAGGAGCTCAGCGTCGGCTGCGAACGACGTCGTGATCGATAAACTCGCGCAAATATTCTCTTACTTGAGACACGGCAGACATAGGAAGCTGAAGAAGATGAAA gaaAAGGGCGGTGAAAAAGGTCGTAACGATGATTCAATATATGGCGATATTGGTGACTACGTAGCCGGGGACAGGAGAAGTGACCGTCGCGAGGATAGACCGAGGTCGAGCTATTTCGATAAGCCTGTCGAGACTGAGAAGGAAGaag GGCCGGGGCCGGTGGGGCGGAGGCCCGGCACGGTGGAGGAGCGCGACAAGCGGTCCGCGGCGCTGCTGTCGCGCCTCGCGGCGGAGCCCGAGGGCTACGCGGAGTGCTATCCGGGGCTGAGGGAGATGGACGACGCGATCGATGACTCGGATGACGAGGTGGACTACTCCAAGATGGACGCGGGGAACAAGAAAGGGCCTATCG GTCGTTGGGACTTCGACACGCAAGAAGAGTACTCGGCGTACATGAGCAGCAAGGAGGCTCTGCCGAAGGCCGCGTTCCAGTACGGGGTGAAAACTCAAGACGGAAGGAAGACGAGAAAGACCAAGGACAAGAGCGAGAAGGCGGAGCTCGATAGGGAGTGGCAACAA attcaaaatataatccaAAAACGAAAAGCGCCGCAATACACTTCAGATGAGCCCGGATACAAAACGcctaaatattaa
- the LOC119836200 gene encoding asparagine--tRNA ligase, cytoplasmic codes for MPDLEKLSLEAIYTSEKRGSDETGDGSEESPFKSILQAMRHAGKEPFPTIYVDSKEEGKTYDVAAKSQLKKIQKIWVRENYKAADKAKAEEESNDKRQQNLEEAKKIVIKQDASLPEAVTVRINATKDYRGKRICVKGWVHRLRRQGKALTFLTLRDGTGYLQCVLHGVLCQTYNALVLSTESSVVLYGSLEAVPEGKTAPGGHELTVDYWELIGLAPPGGADAILNEEAHPDVQLDNRHIMIRGENTSKVLRARAAVTRAFREHFAARGYTEVTPPTLVQTQCEGGSTLFKFSYFGEQAYLTQSSQLYLETCLATLGDVYCIAQSYRAEQSRTRRHLAEYSHVEAEFPFITFEDLLDRIEDLVVDVVDRVLASPEGQLVYELNPDFKKPTKPFKRMAYTEALDYLKENNITKEDGSFYEFGDDIPEMPERKMTDAIGEPILLCKFPAEIKSFYMPRCEDDKRLTESVDVLMPGVGEIVGGSMRIWDYEQLMEGYKREGIDPAPYYWYTDQRRFGAVPHGGYGLGLERFLCWLLARYHIRDVCLYPRFLERCTP; via the exons ATGCCagatttagaaaaattatccttag AGGCCATATACACATCGGAAAAAAGGGGTAGCGACGAGACAGGCGATGGATCTGAAGAAAGTCCGTTTAAAAGTATACTGCAGGCTATGCGCCACGCTGGAAAAGAGCCGTTTCCTACGATATATGTAGATTCGAAAGAAGAAGGTAAAACATATGACGTTGCTGCAAAGTCACAATTgaaaaagatacaaaaaatttgGGTGAGGGAGAATTACAAAGCTGCAGACAAAGCTAAAGCCGAAGAGGAAAGTAATGACAAAAGGCAACAAAATCTTGAAGAagctaaaaaaattgtcatcaAACAAGATGCAAGCCTTCCTGAAGCTGTTACTGTCAGAATAAATGCAA cAAAAGATTATCGAGGAAAGAGAATTTGTGTCAAAGGGTGGGTACACAGATTGAGAAGGCAAGGGAAGGCCCTCACTTTCCTCACCCTCCGCGATGGCACGGGCTACTTGCAGTGTGTGTTGCATGGGGTCCTCTGTCAGACTTATAATGCTCTGGTATTGTCAACTGAGTCATCAGTTGTTTTGTATGGGTCTTTGGAAGCAGTGCCTGAGGGTAAAACT GCACCAGGAGGTCATGAGTTGACAGTAGACTACTGGGAGCTAATTGGTCTCGCCCCACCCGGTGGAGCCGATGCTATTCTCAATGAGGAAGCACATCCAGATGTTCAGTTGGATAACAG GCACATAATGATCCGCGGCGAGAACACGTCAAAGGTTctgcgcgcgcgcgccgcggtGACGCGCGCGTTCCGCGAGCACTTCGCGGCGCGCGGCTACACCGAGGTGACGCCGCCCACGCTCGTGCAGACGCAGTGCGAGGGCGGCAGCACGCTCTTCAAGTTCAGCTATTTTGG CGAACAAGCTTATCTGACACAAAGTTCGCAGCTATACCTGGAGACGTGTTTGGCGACGCTCGGCGACGTGTACTGCATCGCACAGTCGTACCGAGCCGAGCAGTCTCGCACTAGGCGCCATCTGGCCGA GTACAGCCATGTGGAAGCCGAGTTCCCGTTCATCACGTTCGAGGATCTGCTGGACAGGATCGAGGATCTGGTGGTGGATGTGGTGGATAGAGTGCTCGCCTCGCCCGAGGGGCAGCTGGTGTACGAACTGAACCCTGACTTCAAG AAACCAACTAAGCCGTTTAAGCGTATGGCCTACACAGAAGCTTTGGATTATCTGAAAGAAAACAACATCACTAAGGAAGATGGATCTTTCTACGAGTTTGGAGAT GACATACCCGAAATGCCGGAACGCAAGATGACTGACGCGATCGGCGAACCGATCCTGCTCTGCAAGTTTCCGGCGGAAATTAAATCGTTCTACATGCCGCGGTGCGAGGACGACAAGCGGTTGACGGAGTCCGTCGATGTCCTGATGCCGGGGGTGGGGGAGATCGTGGGCGGCTCCATGAGGATATGGGACTATGAGCAGCTGATGGAAG GTTACAAACGCGAGGGTATCGACCCAGCCCCGTACTACTGGTACACGGACCAGCGTCGCTTCGGCGCTGTGCCCCACGGTGGGTACGGGCTCGGGCTGGAACGGTTCCTGTGCTGGCTGCTAGCCCGCTACCACATCCGCGACGTGTGCCTTTACCCACGCTTCTTGGAGCGATGCACaccttga
- the LOC119836242 gene encoding cyclin-dependent kinase 1 gives MDDFMKIEKIGEGTYGVVYKGKNKITGQYVAMKKIRLESEDEGVPSTAIREISLLKELNHPNIVKLEDVLMEENKLYLIFEFLSMDLKKYMDSLGSGKFMDPNTVKSYLYQINSAILYCHQRRILHRDLKPQNLLIDKTGIIKVADFGLGRTFGVPVRVYTHEVVTLWYRAPEVLLGGQRYSCPIDMWSIGCIFSEMSSKKPLFQGDSEIDQLFRIFRMLRTPTEEIWPGVSSLPDYKPTFPNWTTFNLHNHVQNLDEVGMDLLQKMLVYDPCRRVTARDAKRHRYFRDVTLPPGLTVTEAYVKQAGTEPVAAV, from the exons ATGGATGATTTCATGAAAATAGAAAAGATCGGTGAAGGTACTTACGGTGTTGTGTATAAaggtaaaaacaaaataacaggACAGTATGTGGCTATGAAGAAAATACGATTAGAATCAGAAGACGAAGGTGTACCCTCAACGGCTATAAG GGAGATTTCTTTACTAAAAGAATTAAACCATCCCAATATTGTGAAATTGGAAGATGTTCTCATGGAGGAGAATaagttgtatttaatttttgagttCCTCTCCATGGATCTCAAAAAATACATGGATTCCTTGGGTTCAGGCAAA TTCATGGATCCAAACACAGTGAAGAGTTATTTATATCAGATTAACAGCGCTATCCTGTATTGTCATCAACGACGGATCTTGCATCGAGATCTCAAGCCGCAAAATTTGCTCATTGACAAAACTGGTATCATTAAG GTGGCGGACTTCGGTCTAGGACGAACATTCGGCGTGCCCGTGCGAGTGTACACCCACGAGGTGGTCACACTGTGGTACAGAGCTCCGGAGGTGCTGCTTGGTGGACAGAG atATTCTTGTCCCATTGACATGTGGTCCATTGGATGTATTTTCTCTGAGATGTCTTCCAAGAAACCATTGTTCCAGGGTGACTCGGAGATTGATCAACTCTTTCGTATTTTCAG AATGTTGAGAACTCCAACAGAAGAAATTTGGCCTGGAGTTTCATCTTTGCCCGATTACAAGCCCACTTTCCCCAACTGGACAACATTTAATCTTCATAATCAt GTACAAAACCTCGACGAAGTCGGCATGGATCTACTCCAAAAGATGCTAGTGTACGACCCGTGCAGACGCGTAACCGCGCGAGACGCGAAGCGACACCGCTACTTCCGCGACGTGACACTACCGCCCGGCCTCACGGTCACCGAGGCCTATGTGAAGCAAGCTGGTACCGAACCAGTTGCTGCAGTTTGA